The proteins below are encoded in one region of Pantoea sp. At-9b:
- a CDS encoding cytochrome c — translation MKKTTIAGGVVIVAAAVAAALLWQNGNTSADEVASDNVLTSQPPAAADAAAVARGRYVAIASDCTACHTMPESKLHMAGGYRISTPFGGIYASNITPDVATGIGNWTERDFFRAVRHGKGKEGENLYPAMPYNAYVKLTDQDMHDLWLYMRSVQPVHYQVPETNLGFPYNIRLAMMGWNLLFFKNAGFEADASQSAAWNRGAYLVEGPEHCAACHTAKNLIGGDTSAYLQGSNLAEWHAPDITPNQYTGIGSWSNDQIVQYLKLGSNHVAVASGPMAEAVTNSTQHLTDADLQAIAVYLKSVPASHAQRPQPLATDNAQMKMGENVYSANCTACHNSDGKGIPNLAASLAGNPGLMADDSASIITTVLQGGRGAVTEGNPTSGAMPSFAWKLSDEQVAAVATYLRNSWGNAAPAVTADEVAKARATLKRPAQMAAH, via the coding sequence ATGAAAAAAACAACAATTGCAGGTGGCGTGGTCATCGTGGCCGCCGCCGTCGCTGCGGCATTGCTGTGGCAAAACGGGAACACGTCTGCGGATGAGGTCGCCAGTGACAATGTACTGACCAGCCAACCGCCAGCGGCTGCCGATGCTGCCGCTGTGGCACGCGGTCGTTATGTGGCAATCGCCAGCGACTGTACCGCGTGCCACACCATGCCAGAGAGCAAATTGCATATGGCTGGCGGTTACCGCATCAGTACGCCATTTGGCGGAATCTATGCCAGCAATATCACGCCCGATGTGGCGACCGGGATTGGCAACTGGACCGAACGGGATTTCTTCCGCGCGGTGCGTCATGGCAAGGGGAAAGAGGGTGAGAATCTCTATCCGGCGATGCCTTACAACGCCTACGTGAAGTTGACCGATCAGGATATGCACGATCTGTGGCTTTATATGCGTTCGGTGCAGCCGGTGCATTACCAGGTGCCGGAGACCAATCTTGGCTTCCCGTACAATATCCGTCTCGCGATGATGGGCTGGAATCTGCTGTTCTTTAAAAATGCCGGATTCGAGGCCGATGCCAGTCAGTCAGCGGCGTGGAACCGGGGCGCATATCTGGTCGAAGGACCGGAGCACTGTGCTGCCTGTCATACGGCGAAGAACCTGATTGGCGGTGACACCAGCGCGTATTTGCAGGGCAGCAATCTGGCGGAGTGGCACGCGCCGGATATTACGCCGAATCAATACACCGGCATCGGTAGCTGGAGTAATGACCAAATCGTGCAGTACCTGAAGCTGGGCAGCAACCACGTTGCGGTAGCATCTGGTCCGATGGCGGAAGCGGTGACTAACTCGACGCAACACCTGACCGATGCGGATTTGCAGGCCATTGCGGTGTACCTGAAGTCGGTACCGGCTTCGCATGCCCAGCGTCCACAGCCGCTGGCGACGGATAATGCGCAGATGAAGATGGGTGAGAATGTCTATTCAGCAAACTGCACCGCCTGCCACAACAGCGATGGGAAGGGTATCCCTAACCTGGCGGCGAGTCTGGCCGGGAATCCTGGCCTGATGGCGGATGACAGCGCTTCCATTATCACCACCGTGTTGCAGGGTGGACGTGGGGCGGTGACCGAGGGTAACCCAACCAGTGGTGCGATGCCTTCCTTTGCCTGGAAGCTTTCGGATGAGCAGGTTGCCGCTGTCGCGACTTACCTGCGTAACAGTTGGGGCAATGCGGCACCCGCTGTCACTGCTGACGAGGTGGCGAAAGCGCGAGCGACGCTGAAGCGCCCGGCGCAGATGGCGGCGCATTAA
- a CDS encoding GMC family oxidoreductase, protein MTNVRPKADVAIVGLGWCGSLIAEELTRAGLNVVAIERGPWFETATDFPPSIDTDELRWDTRRSMLLPPAVETTTFRNNITQTALPSREWNLNELGYNVGGSGTHWAGMAWRFTPFDFEPYSQTVQRYGKSQIAKGVILQDWGVTYDELEPFYDRFEKIAGVSGKAGKLNGKIIPDGNPFEGNRSSEYPLPALESMRLTDLFAEGAKKIGLNPFMVPAGQASRAYVNPLGVRMGPCTYCGYCLYYGCGNFSKSSPNACVIPALMQRENFTVLTDSAVVRVNKSADGKTATGVTYIDKNKKEWEQPADIVILSAFQMQNVRLLLLSKIGVPYNPVSKTGVVGRAYSFQTVSGASIFFKDENLNQYIGAGALSSQVDDWNGDNFDHTGLGFIGGAGILVVARGARPIGNADALPPGTPRWGKEWKKAYTHAFQNATFIFGQGTSYSHEDYYLDLDPEYKDDNGNPLLRVTFDYNDNDRRSAKFIEEKSVEIGKAMGADLVIGTNSASGAYSPYNFASDHTIGGAVMGTDPQTSVLNRYQQCWDAHNVFVLGASSFPNNAGYNPTGTIGALSLWTAKAIIEQYLKNPGPLVKV, encoded by the coding sequence ATGACTAATGTCCGTCCAAAAGCTGATGTCGCCATCGTCGGCCTGGGTTGGTGTGGTTCTTTGATCGCCGAAGAGCTGACCCGCGCTGGCTTGAATGTCGTTGCCATTGAACGTGGCCCGTGGTTTGAAACCGCCACCGATTTCCCGCCATCGATTGATACCGATGAACTGCGCTGGGATACCCGCCGCAGCATGTTGCTGCCGCCCGCCGTCGAAACCACCACTTTCCGTAATAACATTACCCAAACAGCGCTGCCGAGCCGCGAATGGAACCTGAATGAATTGGGTTATAACGTTGGCGGTTCCGGTACGCACTGGGCAGGGATGGCGTGGCGTTTTACGCCGTTTGATTTCGAACCCTACAGCCAAACAGTGCAGCGTTACGGTAAATCGCAAATCGCCAAAGGGGTGATCCTGCAAGACTGGGGCGTCACTTATGATGAACTGGAACCTTTCTACGATCGTTTCGAGAAGATTGCCGGTGTTTCGGGTAAAGCCGGTAAGCTGAACGGCAAAATCATCCCGGATGGTAACCCGTTCGAGGGTAACCGCAGCAGCGAATACCCGCTTCCTGCGCTGGAAAGCATGCGTCTGACGGATCTGTTTGCTGAAGGCGCCAAAAAAATCGGCCTGAATCCGTTTATGGTGCCTGCCGGGCAAGCGTCGCGAGCTTACGTCAACCCGCTGGGTGTGCGGATGGGGCCTTGTACCTATTGCGGCTATTGCCTGTATTACGGCTGCGGCAACTTCTCCAAATCCAGCCCCAATGCCTGCGTGATCCCGGCGCTGATGCAGCGTGAGAATTTCACCGTGCTGACTGACTCGGCGGTGGTGCGTGTCAATAAATCTGCCGATGGCAAAACCGCCACCGGTGTGACCTATATCGACAAGAATAAAAAAGAGTGGGAACAACCGGCGGATATCGTCATTTTGTCCGCATTCCAGATGCAAAACGTGCGTCTGTTGCTGCTGTCGAAAATCGGCGTGCCTTATAATCCGGTCAGCAAAACCGGGGTGGTTGGCCGTGCTTATAGCTTCCAGACCGTATCGGGTGCCAGCATCTTCTTTAAAGATGAGAACCTTAACCAGTATATCGGTGCCGGTGCGCTGTCTTCGCAGGTGGATGACTGGAACGGAGATAACTTCGACCATACCGGCCTCGGCTTTATTGGCGGCGCAGGTATTCTGGTGGTGGCTCGCGGGGCGCGACCGATTGGTAACGCCGATGCGCTGCCGCCGGGCACACCGCGTTGGGGCAAAGAGTGGAAAAAGGCCTACACCCACGCTTTCCAGAACGCCACCTTTATCTTCGGTCAGGGCACCAGTTACTCACACGAAGACTACTACCTCGATCTTGACCCGGAGTACAAAGACGACAACGGCAATCCGTTGCTGCGTGTCACGTTTGACTACAACGATAACGATCGTCGCTCAGCCAAATTTATCGAAGAGAAAAGCGTCGAGATTGGTAAAGCGATGGGCGCTGATCTGGTCATCGGCACTAATTCGGCCTCCGGCGCGTATTCGCCTTACAACTTTGCCAGCGACCACACCATTGGTGGTGCCGTGATGGGTACCGATCCGCAAACCTCGGTGCTGAACCGTTACCAGCAGTGCTGGGATGCCCACAACGTTTTCGTGCTGGGCGCATCGTCCTTCCCGAATAACGCGGGCTACAACCCAACCGGCACCATTGGTGCACTCAGCCTGTGGACGGCGAAAGCCATTATCGAACAGTACCTGAAAAACCCTGGCCCGCTGGTGAAGGTGTGA
- a CDS encoding gluconate 2-dehydrogenase subunit 3 family protein, producing the protein MKRREFLTSITALGVASSIPTLAQAEVVNGGQPWEPGKVQTPPAPPRKGGLQYLTQHEFDTVGAIAERFIPADEMSISGKEAGCAIFIDRQLAGDYGNAVAIYRLGRFVKGTPEQGPQSPLTPAQRYRLGIAALDNAMQKQYGKAFVALSGEQQDAVLQAMEANRLDLGEQVETKVFFELLLQNVREGFLSDPIYGGNKDMASWKMIGFPGARYDFRDLLAKKGQKLNIIPTSLIDNTL; encoded by the coding sequence ATGAAACGCAGAGAATTTCTCACTTCCATCACCGCATTGGGAGTGGCGTCCTCGATCCCCACGCTGGCGCAGGCTGAGGTGGTTAACGGCGGTCAACCGTGGGAACCCGGCAAAGTACAAACGCCGCCCGCACCACCGAGGAAAGGTGGACTGCAATATCTGACGCAACACGAATTCGACACCGTGGGTGCCATTGCCGAGCGCTTTATCCCGGCGGATGAGATGAGTATCAGCGGCAAAGAAGCGGGTTGTGCCATTTTTATCGATCGTCAACTGGCCGGTGATTACGGCAATGCTGTGGCCATTTACCGTCTGGGACGTTTTGTGAAAGGCACGCCAGAGCAAGGTCCACAGTCACCACTGACGCCAGCTCAACGTTACCGCCTCGGTATCGCCGCCCTCGACAACGCCATGCAAAAACAATATGGCAAAGCCTTTGTGGCGCTGAGCGGTGAGCAGCAGGACGCGGTATTGCAGGCGATGGAAGCCAACCGGCTCGATCTGGGTGAGCAGGTAGAAACCAAGGTGTTCTTCGAGCTGTTGCTGCAAAACGTGCGCGAAGGCTTCCTTTCTGATCCGATCTACGGTGGCAATAAAGACATGGCGAGCTGGAAGATGATTGGCTTCCCCGGTGCACGCTATGACTTCCGTGACCTGCTGGCGAAGAAAGGGCAGAAGCTCAACATCATCCCGACCAGCCTGATCGATAACACCCTTTAA
- a CDS encoding LacI family DNA-binding transcriptional regulator: MKKLTLIKVAELAGVGIATVDRVLNERGGVRPETVRKVLRAARAAGLQRLLPEETQQPWQIEVFLSSNGTWFFQQLAEEFAQIADRLGYRKIKLFRTLVAESQPEKLAEKIKKSSELRDGIIVFGHDYPVIHEALLYCQQREVPVISLASDLPGSYRLCHVGINQYQAGRTAGLLMSRSMPIEGEVIMVSGRFDFRAHIQRISGFRDAISQRAPWLRLREVLAGEDERHKIRALLHQTLEQSNNVAGLYNSGDSNNDISELLRQHGLAGRCCYITHELYDVTHRLLQEDVLAYTLDQNAHQHAELATRLLLRYLEQGYQPDIYQDGNMELRIVTAENLPSRYDAGSLQSARNASRYQKEQHDGSTGTSLSGDGTLDRQSR; this comes from the coding sequence ATGAAAAAACTCACCCTGATTAAGGTGGCCGAGTTGGCCGGGGTTGGGATTGCGACCGTCGACAGGGTATTGAACGAACGGGGTGGAGTGCGGCCTGAGACGGTGCGCAAAGTGCTGCGTGCGGCGCGTGCCGCCGGTTTGCAGCGCCTGTTGCCAGAGGAAACACAACAGCCGTGGCAAATTGAAGTTTTTCTGAGCAGCAATGGCACCTGGTTCTTTCAGCAACTGGCAGAAGAGTTCGCGCAGATCGCCGACCGGCTTGGTTATCGGAAAATTAAATTATTCCGCACCCTTGTGGCAGAATCGCAACCAGAGAAGCTGGCAGAAAAGATAAAAAAAAGCAGTGAATTGCGCGACGGTATTATCGTGTTTGGTCATGATTACCCGGTGATTCACGAGGCATTATTATATTGCCAGCAACGTGAGGTTCCGGTGATTTCACTCGCCAGTGACTTGCCGGGTTCATATCGTTTATGCCATGTCGGTATCAATCAATATCAGGCCGGAAGAACGGCAGGATTATTAATGAGCCGCAGCATGCCAATCGAAGGCGAGGTGATTATGGTCAGCGGTCGTTTTGATTTCCGCGCCCATATTCAGCGTATTTCCGGTTTCCGCGATGCCATTAGCCAACGTGCTCCCTGGCTACGTTTGCGTGAAGTGCTGGCGGGGGAAGATGAACGCCATAAAATACGCGCGCTGCTGCACCAGACATTAGAACAATCGAACAATGTGGCCGGTTTATATAATTCTGGTGACAGCAATAATGACATCAGTGAACTCCTGCGCCAGCACGGTCTGGCAGGACGCTGCTGCTACATCACTCATGAACTCTACGATGTCACGCACCGGTTATTACAGGAAGATGTACTGGCTTATACCCTCGATCAGAATGCACACCAACATGCCGAGCTGGCTACCCGGCTGCTGCTGCGTTATCTGGAGCAGGGTTATCAGCCTGATATCTATCAGGATGGTAATATGGAGTTGCGGATTGTGACAGCGGAAAACCTGCCATCGCGGTATGATGCAGGCTCACTTCAGAGCGCGCGAAACGCGTCGCGATACCAAAAGGAGCAGCACGATGGCAGCACGGGAACATCATTATCAGGTGACGGTACGCTGGACCGGCAATCGCGGTGA
- a CDS encoding OsmC family protein, translating to MAAREHHYQVTVRWTGNRGDGTASYTAYDRNGELLAAGKPTLPLSADPAFRGDASRWNPEELLLAAASACHKLWYLHLCADAGINVESYEDAAEGTMVEGTRGHFTQIILQPRITLRNPADTERARELHHQAHDACYIANSLNFPVSCEPTFV from the coding sequence ATGGCAGCACGGGAACATCATTATCAGGTGACGGTACGCTGGACCGGCAATCGCGGTGACGGCACCGCCAGTTACACCGCGTATGATCGCAACGGCGAATTGTTGGCAGCGGGTAAACCCACCCTGCCCCTCAGTGCCGATCCGGCGTTTCGTGGCGATGCCAGCCGCTGGAACCCGGAAGAGCTGCTGTTGGCCGCCGCATCCGCCTGCCATAAGTTGTGGTATCTGCATCTGTGCGCCGATGCCGGAATTAACGTGGAAAGCTATGAAGATGCCGCAGAGGGCACCATGGTGGAAGGAACGCGCGGCCACTTTACGCAAATCATCCTGCAACCGCGCATCACTTTGCGCAACCCGGCAGACACCGAGCGCGCAAGAGAACTGCATCATCAGGCACATGACGCCTGTTATATTGCTAACTCGCTTAACTTCCCGGTCAGCTGCGAACCCACTTTCGTCTGA
- a CDS encoding diguanylate cyclase: MNYYSPDDNHLKRRSVRFVRRMFLMRQLGTILCFFPILSVLMEMDRSLELCGLLFTNAFIWPWIAWRLALYAEDSTATERRNLTLDAAFGGAWVALMGMSPMPSFIIMAVLASDRYAAGGGAQLIAALQAFFCTFMLVWLVDGIGFRFTFSMQTVWLTLPLATVYMLALSVASYNLTWQLRKRNRELERIALMDPGLEIPNRRLFERRLESEFLSTRRGDSSAYLLLIDVDNFKAVNDTWGHEAGDFLLAEISALLRNYVGIQDIPARFGGDELGVIVHHAGDESVVQLAERLKEKIAQLRLPAAPDFSCSVSIGIASAASAESLGYWLRHADEALYEVKRAGRNGVRLWQPVLAGAA, from the coding sequence ATGAATTACTACTCACCTGATGATAATCACCTGAAGCGCCGTTCGGTACGCTTCGTTCGCCGCATGTTTTTGATGCGCCAGCTCGGCACGATCTTGTGTTTCTTCCCTATTCTTTCGGTTTTAATGGAAATGGACCGTAGCCTCGAACTGTGCGGGCTGCTGTTTACTAACGCGTTTATTTGGCCGTGGATTGCCTGGCGTCTGGCGTTGTATGCGGAAGACTCCACGGCGACGGAACGGCGTAACCTGACGCTGGATGCCGCCTTTGGCGGTGCCTGGGTGGCCTTAATGGGCATGAGCCCGATGCCATCGTTTATTATTATGGCGGTACTGGCTTCGGACCGTTATGCCGCCGGGGGCGGTGCGCAACTGATTGCGGCACTTCAGGCCTTTTTCTGTACCTTTATGCTGGTCTGGCTGGTGGATGGCATCGGCTTTCGCTTCACCTTTAGCATGCAAACGGTCTGGCTGACGCTGCCACTGGCGACGGTGTATATGCTGGCGCTCAGCGTGGCCTCGTACAATCTTACCTGGCAGTTGCGCAAACGTAATCGCGAGCTGGAGCGGATTGCGCTGATGGACCCCGGACTGGAGATCCCGAACCGGCGTCTGTTTGAACGACGGTTGGAGAGTGAATTCCTCAGCACCCGCCGGGGTGACAGTAGCGCCTACTTGCTGCTGATTGATGTCGATAACTTTAAAGCGGTTAACGATACCTGGGGGCATGAAGCGGGCGACTTTCTGCTGGCGGAAATTTCCGCCTTGTTGCGTAACTATGTCGGCATACAGGATATTCCTGCTCGCTTTGGTGGCGATGAGTTAGGAGTGATTGTCCATCATGCCGGTGATGAATCCGTGGTGCAGCTGGCAGAGCGGTTGAAAGAGAAAATTGCGCAACTGCGCTTACCGGCAGCGCCGGATTTCAGTTGTTCAGTCAGTATCGGCATTGCGTCCGCCGCCAGCGCGGAATCGCTGGGCTACTGGCTGCGCCATGCGGACGAAGCCCTGTATGAGGTGAAACGCGCCGGACGTAACGGTGTGCGCTTGTGGCAACCGGTACTGGCAGGCGCGGCCTGA
- a CDS encoding methyl-accepting chemotaxis protein, giving the protein MGLVSRLRNVRITRKLSAGFGIVLLLVALATGLSVQRFNEIHNIYQKTNLIYDINIEVFQAKINRLKYLYGDDQSGAVMAKYVTHAQQLTAEAKKLNWSEDASPIIDEIVRHLTDFQQRIGAMTQATQQLNSLRAQLDNISQQDTTSRYTQLIRTPVTNPELTNQIYDQLFAISNVREEALALRFNVSEALRNALEAHFRSADEGMKALLAQLPPEQQGGFTALWQDTERFKDLSLQAAQAYAQLRSAEDGVKVAGDQSSAAIKKVITIVKTRNDELANGSATLSLLIGGLAILFGVLVAWYIIRQITQPVFHNLELAERIASGDLSSQFATDRRDELGKLTAAMGRMNERLRSMIGDVLSSVNSVSQAASAINQGNLDLSSRTEQQAAAVVETAASMEQLTATVKNNAENARQASQIAAEATRNANQGGVAVRDVVSTMGEISDSSKKIADITAVINSIAFQTNILALNAAVEAARAGEQGRGFAVVASEVRNLSQRSSQAAKDIEQLISESVSRISNGHQQVARAGETMDQILGSIARVNEIMEEISAASDEQSRGIEQIARAVGELDTTTQQNASLVSASSVSANSLEEQALMLERLVAQFRLQGAAN; this is encoded by the coding sequence ATGGGATTGGTATCGCGATTGCGAAACGTGCGCATTACCCGAAAACTGTCGGCAGGATTCGGCATTGTGCTGTTGCTGGTGGCGCTCGCTACCGGGCTGAGCGTACAGCGCTTCAACGAAATTCATAATATCTATCAGAAAACTAACCTGATTTATGACATCAACATTGAGGTGTTCCAGGCGAAAATTAACCGTCTGAAATACCTGTACGGCGACGATCAATCGGGTGCGGTGATGGCGAAGTATGTCACCCATGCGCAGCAACTGACCGCGGAAGCAAAAAAACTCAACTGGTCAGAAGATGCCTCGCCGATTATCGACGAAATTGTCCGCCATTTGACCGATTTTCAGCAACGTATTGGCGCGATGACGCAAGCCACTCAGCAACTGAACAGCCTGCGCGCTCAGCTTGATAACATCAGCCAGCAGGACACCACCTCGCGTTACACCCAGCTGATCCGCACCCCGGTAACCAACCCGGAATTAACCAACCAGATTTACGACCAGTTGTTTGCCATCAGCAATGTGCGCGAAGAGGCACTGGCGCTGCGTTTTAACGTCAGCGAAGCGTTGCGTAACGCGCTTGAAGCCCACTTCCGTAGTGCCGATGAGGGGATGAAAGCGTTGCTGGCGCAACTGCCGCCGGAACAGCAGGGTGGTTTTACCGCGCTGTGGCAGGATACCGAACGCTTTAAAGACCTCAGTCTGCAAGCCGCTCAGGCGTATGCGCAACTGCGCAGCGCGGAAGATGGCGTGAAAGTAGCGGGTGATCAAAGCAGTGCGGCCATCAAGAAAGTCATCACCATTGTGAAAACGCGTAACGATGAACTGGCTAACGGTTCTGCGACGTTGTCACTGCTGATTGGCGGGCTGGCGATCCTGTTTGGCGTGCTGGTGGCGTGGTACATCATCCGTCAGATTACCCAGCCGGTATTTCATAACCTGGAGCTGGCGGAGCGCATTGCCAGCGGCGATCTCAGTTCGCAGTTTGCCACTGACCGCCGCGATGAGTTGGGTAAGTTAACCGCCGCGATGGGCCGAATGAATGAACGCTTGCGCAGCATGATTGGCGACGTACTGAGTAGCGTCAACAGCGTTTCGCAGGCGGCCAGCGCGATTAATCAGGGCAATCTCGATCTGTCTTCACGTACTGAGCAGCAGGCTGCGGCGGTGGTTGAAACCGCCGCCAGCATGGAGCAGCTCACCGCGACAGTGAAAAATAATGCCGAGAATGCGCGCCAGGCCAGCCAGATCGCCGCTGAAGCCACGCGCAATGCCAATCAGGGCGGCGTTGCGGTCCGCGATGTGGTCAGTACCATGGGTGAGATTTCCGACAGTTCGAAGAAAATTGCCGATATCACTGCGGTGATCAACAGCATTGCCTTCCAGACCAATATCCTTGCCCTGAACGCCGCCGTAGAAGCGGCGCGTGCCGGTGAGCAGGGCCGTGGCTTTGCCGTGGTGGCGAGTGAAGTACGCAACCTGTCGCAGCGCAGTTCCCAGGCGGCAAAAGATATCGAACAGTTGATCAGTGAGTCGGTCAGCCGTATCAGCAATGGCCATCAGCAGGTGGCGCGTGCCGGTGAAACCATGGATCAAATCCTCGGTAGCATTGCGCGGGTGAATGAAATCATGGAAGAGATTTCGGCGGCGTCCGATGAGCAAAGCCGTGGTATTGAGCAGATCGCCCGTGCCGTGGGTGAACTGGATACCACTACACAACAAAACGCCTCGCTGGTAAGTGCGTCGTCGGTTTCGGCTAACTCACTGGAAGAACAGGCGCTGATGCTGGAACGTCTGGTGGCGCAGTTCCGTCTGCAAGGCGCGGCAAACTAA
- a CDS encoding aspartate/glutamate racemase family protein, whose product MLGIIRVLTHPDQHFVEEHGRLIHQEYGIASVSRAIPDQHTGIFDDTSEAQAVPKIVALGQQLEAEGCNALFLSCAADPGLAALREAVTVPVISAGSAAASIARMLKRPVAVMGIGTTAPAPFRQLLGESVRYARPEGIRNTTDLLTAAGRASALACADSLYREGIEVIAFSCTGFSTIALGDSIRAQLGGVAVDAVSAAGLFISQLAPQ is encoded by the coding sequence ATGCTGGGGATTATTCGTGTTTTGACCCACCCTGATCAGCACTTTGTTGAGGAACACGGGCGGTTGATTCACCAGGAGTATGGCATCGCTTCGGTCAGCCGGGCGATCCCTGATCAGCACACCGGTATTTTTGATGACACCAGCGAAGCCCAGGCGGTACCCAAAATTGTGGCGCTGGGTCAGCAGCTGGAAGCTGAGGGATGCAACGCGCTGTTTCTCAGTTGCGCCGCCGATCCGGGTCTGGCAGCGTTGCGCGAGGCGGTTACGGTGCCGGTGATCAGTGCCGGTAGCGCTGCGGCCAGCATCGCCCGGATGTTAAAACGTCCGGTAGCGGTGATGGGCATTGGTACGACGGCACCGGCACCGTTCCGCCAGTTGTTGGGTGAGTCAGTACGCTATGCCCGGCCCGAGGGGATTCGCAACACCACCGATCTGCTGACGGCAGCAGGTCGCGCCAGTGCGCTGGCCTGTGCCGATAGCCTGTATCGCGAAGGCATTGAGGTGATCGCCTTCTCTTGCACGGGTTTCTCGACCATTGCGCTTGGCGATAGCATCCGCGCGCAACTGGGTGGCGTCGCCGTTGATGCCGTCAGCGCGGCAGGGCTGTTTATCAGTCAGTTGGCTCCGCAGTAA
- the fabF gene encoding beta-ketoacyl-ACP synthase II, translated as MDISLKRIVVTGMGIVSPLGCGVEHVWRALVQGQSGIRPLPEDIVQDIPCKIAGQVPSVEQDPQHGFDPLAVIPAKERKKMDRFIEFALVAAHEALTQAQWFPQLEALRERTATIIATGIGGFNEIAAAVETTHSRGPRRLSPFTVPSFLANLAAGHVSIAHGFRGPIGAPVTACAAGAQAIGDAVRLIRSGEADIALCGGSEAAIHRVSLGGFAAAKALSSGFNDQPASASRPFDQQRDGFVMGEGAGLLVIESLEHAQARGATPLAEVVGYGTSADAYHLTAGPEDGSGARRAMTTAIRQAGITPAEIQHINAHATSTQVGDKGELAAIRALFADSPVAITSTKSATGHLLGAAGGVEAIFSILALRDQLAPPTLNLHQPDTAAEGLDLVALTARPMPMEYVLSNGFGFGGVNASLIFRRWPG; from the coding sequence ATGGATATCTCGTTAAAGCGCATCGTCGTCACTGGGATGGGCATTGTCAGCCCATTGGGGTGCGGCGTAGAACACGTCTGGCGCGCCCTGGTACAAGGGCAGTCCGGGATCCGTCCATTGCCGGAAGACATCGTGCAGGATATTCCCTGTAAAATCGCTGGGCAGGTACCCTCCGTAGAACAAGACCCGCAGCATGGTTTTGATCCGCTGGCGGTTATCCCGGCCAAAGAACGTAAAAAAATGGACCGTTTTATTGAATTCGCCCTGGTGGCCGCGCATGAGGCACTCACGCAGGCGCAGTGGTTTCCTCAATTGGAAGCCCTGCGAGAGCGCACCGCGACCATCATCGCGACCGGTATCGGCGGCTTTAACGAAATCGCGGCGGCAGTGGAAACCACCCACAGCCGGGGTCCTCGTCGTTTGTCGCCTTTTACCGTACCGTCGTTTCTCGCCAATCTGGCGGCTGGGCATGTCTCGATCGCGCATGGTTTTCGTGGGCCGATTGGTGCACCGGTGACGGCGTGTGCGGCCGGGGCGCAGGCGATTGGCGATGCGGTGCGTCTTATCCGCAGCGGTGAGGCGGATATTGCGCTGTGCGGCGGCAGTGAAGCTGCAATTCACCGCGTCAGCCTCGGCGGATTTGCCGCCGCGAAAGCCCTCTCCAGCGGATTTAATGACCAACCCGCCAGCGCCTCACGACCGTTCGATCAGCAGCGTGATGGCTTTGTGATGGGTGAGGGGGCCGGGCTGCTGGTGATTGAATCGCTGGAGCATGCGCAGGCGCGTGGCGCGACCCCGCTGGCGGAAGTCGTGGGCTATGGCACCAGTGCCGACGCATACCATCTCACCGCCGGGCCGGAAGATGGCAGCGGTGCACGCCGGGCGATGACCACCGCCATCCGTCAGGCCGGGATTACGCCCGCGGAGATTCAGCATATTAATGCGCACGCCACCTCGACCCAGGTCGGTGACAAAGGTGAGCTGGCGGCGATTCGTGCGCTGTTTGCCGACAGCCCGGTAGCGATCACCTCAACCAAATCGGCGACCGGCCATTTGTTAGGTGCAGCGGGTGGGGTGGAAGCGATCTTCAGCATTCTGGCGTTGCGTGACCAGTTAGCGCCGCCGACGCTGAATCTGCACCAGCCGGATACGGCGGCGGAGGGGCTGGATCTGGTCGCGTTAACGGCGCGTCCAATGCCGATGGAGTATGTGTTGTCGAATGGTTTTGGTTTTGGCGGTGTCAATGCTAGCCTGATCTTCCGCCGTTGGCCTGGCTGA